In Lutra lutra chromosome 6, mLutLut1.2, whole genome shotgun sequence, the following are encoded in one genomic region:
- the LOC125101609 gene encoding allatostatin-A receptor-like, producing the protein MEPNTTFTATGLTATPERWLRLLFAGLCGLILLVGLPANGLMLLVAGRDLGTSRPLRTLTNSLMVNVTLSDLLFVTCVVPVLLLSFLRRDWWLGPVICTASQATNNATMFCTFYSMVATAFLRHVAVARPEVALSAGRGTRLLLCGAMWVLGVTASLPNWLFQRVVVEEGAVGTRACLLLLSPAGTSCYFTLLGALAFLPCVGGLGCSFSHVGWLMRTQPRGPSGESIQEHRENTAFILVVLGVFVLMWGPCSVLGYVAAVGGLPVTPAAFVATSFCTILAYSNCAVSPILCFYLSRPFQAGLRDIFCRPTAASHPEGVGGASMVLESIQPVQDRAPRGLWSPGGEVEGGAGLRR; encoded by the coding sequence ATGGAGCCCAACACCACGTTCACAGCCACCGGACTCACAGCCACACCTGAGCGATGGCTTCGACTCCTCTTCGCCGGGCTGTGTGGCCTCATCCTGCTGGTGGGGTTGCCGGCCAATGGGCTGATGCTGCTCGTGGCAGGCCGGGACTTAGGCACCTCCCGGCCACTCCGCACCCTGACCAACAGCCTCATGGTGAACGTCACACTGTCCGACCTGCTCTTCGTGACCTGTGTGGTGCCCGTGCTACTGCTGAGCTTCCTGCGGCGCGACTGGTGGCTGGGCCCTGTCATCTGCACTGCCAGCCAGGCCACCAACAATGCTACCATGTTCTGTACCTTCTATAGCATGGTGGCCACGGCTTTTCTGCGCCACGTGGCCGTGGCCCGGCCTGAGGTGGCCCTCTCTGCTGGCCGGGGCAcccgcctgctgctctgtggGGCCATGTGGGTCCTGGGCGTCACCGCCTCATTGCCCAACTGGCTGTTCCAGAgagtggtggtggaggagggggcagtggggacccgggcctgcctcctgctcctgAGCCCTGCTGGGACCTCCTGTTACTTCACCCTGCTGGGAGCCCTGGCCTTCCTGCCTTGTGTGGGGGGGCTGGGCTGCTCTTTCAGCCACGTGGGCTGGCTCATGCGGACACAGCCTCGTGGCCCCAGTGGGGAGAGCATCCAGGAGCACAGGGAGAACACAGCATTCATCCTGGTGGTGCTGGGGGTCTTTGTGCTGATGTGGgggccctgctctgtgctgggctaTGTGGCAGCTGTGGGTGGCCTGCCTGTCACGCCAGCGGCTTTTGTGGCAACCAGCTTCTGCACTATCCTGGCCTACTCCAATTGTGCCGTGAGCCCCATCCTTTGCTTCTACCTCTCCCGCCCCTTCCAGGCAGGGCTCAGGGATATCTTCTGCAGGCCCACAGCCGCCAGCCACCCTGAGGGTGTGGGCGGGGCCAGTATGGTGCTGGAGAGCATCCAGCCGGTCCAGGACAGGGCCCCAAGAGGCCTATGGAGTCcggggggagaggtggaggggggtGCCGGTCTGAGGAGATAG
- the CPNE5 gene encoding copine-5 isoform X3: MKKKKYVNSGTVTLLSFAVESECTFLDYIKGGTQINFTVAIDFTASNGNPSQSTSLHYMSPYQLNAYALALTAVGEIIQHYDSDKMFPALGFGAKLPPDGRVSHEFPLNGNQENPSCCGIDGILEAYHHSLRTVQLYGPTNFAPVVTHVARTAAAVQDGSQYSVLLIITDGVISDMAQTKEAIVNAAKLPMSIIIIGVGQAEFDAMVELDGDDVRISSRGKLAERDIVQFVPFRDYVDRTGNHVLSMARLARDVLAEIPDQLVSYMKAQGIRPRPPPAAPESSPPRSPAHTPPASPLHTHI, from the exons atgaagaagaagaaatacgtGAATTCTGGCACG GTCACGCTGCTTTCCTTCGCTGTGGAGTCTGAGTGCACATTTCTTGACTACATCAAAGGAGG GACCCAGATCAACTTCACGGTGGCCATCGACTTCACGGCTTCCAATG GGAACCCGTCGCAGTCCACGTCCCTGCACTACATGAGCCCCTACCAGCTGAACGCCTACGCGCTGGCGCTGACTGCAGTCGGGGAGATCATCCAGCACTACGACAGTGACAAGATGTTCCCTGCCCTTGGCTTTGGGGCCAAGCTGCCACCCGACGGAAGGGTGTCCCATGAGTTCCCGCTG AATGGCAACCAGGAGAACCCTTCCTGCTGCGGCATCGACGGCATCCTGGAGGCCTACCACCACAGCCTGCGCACTGTGCAGCTCTATGGCCCCACCAACTTCGCCCCAGTGGTGACCCACGTGGCCAG GACCGCGGCCGCAGTGCAGGATGGCTCCCAGTACTCGGTGCTGCTCATCATCACGGACGGGGTCATCTCGGACATGGCGCAGACCAAGGAGGCTATCGTCAat GCTGCCAAACTCCCCATGTCCATCATTATCATCGGAGTGGGCCAGGCAGAGTTCGATG CCATGGTGGAGCTGGATGGCGATGATGTGCGGATCTCCTCACGGGGGAAGCTGGCAGAGCGGGACATTGTCCAG TTCGTGCCCTTTAGGGACTACGTGGACCGCACCGGCAACCACGTGCTAAGCATGGCGCGCCTGGCCCGTGATGTGCTGGCCGAGATCCCTGACCAGCTGGTGTCCTACATGAAGGCCCAAGGCATCCGCCCGCGCCCCCCACCTGCAGCCCCAGAGTCCTCGCCTCCCCGGTCCCCAGCCCacactccccctgcctcccccctgcacacacacatctgA